In Dolichospermum flos-aquae CCAP 1403/13F, the following proteins share a genomic window:
- a CDS encoding biotin transporter BioY: protein MFAASNQLLWSMIGLLLTMGGTFLEAYGITAPWNWSQHGIGTLSLGVSYQIGAVLLVGCLGGQNAGALSQIAYLVMGLTLLPVFAEGGGIGYVKLSQFGYLLGFIPGAWICGYLAFKARPRLETLAFSCFCGLFTVHICGIAYLIISYILPWKGTENLSLIQAILKYSCFALPGQLVVVCAVTIVAYLLRHIMFY, encoded by the coding sequence ATGTTTGCTGCGTCAAATCAACTGCTATGGTCTATGATAGGCTTGCTCCTCACAATGGGTGGTACTTTTCTAGAAGCCTATGGTATTACCGCACCTTGGAACTGGAGTCAGCACGGAATTGGGACTCTTTCATTAGGTGTCAGCTATCAAATTGGTGCAGTGCTGTTGGTAGGCTGTTTAGGAGGTCAAAATGCTGGTGCGCTCTCGCAAATTGCCTATTTAGTCATGGGATTAACCTTACTGCCAGTATTTGCCGAAGGCGGCGGTATCGGTTATGTTAAGCTATCTCAGTTTGGCTATTTGTTGGGTTTTATTCCCGGAGCTTGGATTTGTGGTTATTTAGCCTTTAAAGCTAGACCTCGGCTAGAAACTCTGGCTTTTAGTTGTTTTTGTGGCTTATTCACTGTTCACATCTGCGGTATTGCTTATTTAATTATTAGTTATATTCTGCCTTGGAAAGGAACAGAAAATTTATCCCTAATTCAAGCTATCCTCAAATACTCCTGCTTTGCACTACCAGGGCAACTAGTAGTTGTTTGTGCTGTCACCATAGTAGCTTATCTGCTACGACATATAATGTTTTATTAG
- the gntT gene encoding guanitoxin biosynthesis MATE family efflux transporter GntT, whose amino-acid sequence MNLTRTEQYDFLPRFYRLAIANILSNLMIPLAGLISVAFLGHLQEIDALAGVCIANILFNLVYLILEFLRMGTTGLTAQAVGADDQEAALLVGLRNGLIALGLGIVLLILQYPLREVGFSLLSADIDVKAAGIDYFNARIWGAPAVLLNFVLIGWLLGREENSKVVVLSVIGNAANIILNYLFIIQWGWNSVGAGVSQASSQYLMLFIGILLASRKVQWQEIRAVSPQIMDFSELKTMLALNRDILIRTISEMSVFTIFSNLSAMMGTILFTQNSLLGQITHLNVYLTNGMGFATETLSGNLKGKDSKEKLLPLLKVSVASSLLIGLTVATICVFFPQAVFGILTNHTEITEHIDTYIWCLCFILIFNSVASMLEGYFLGLAEGKIVRNVSLISATLGFIPSAIAAWYFHNNYLLWLSIILFMFAKMVTMLVYLPKSLSSDTEVNAVSLTTVEN is encoded by the coding sequence ATGAACTTAACACGAACAGAACAGTATGACTTTCTCCCTCGTTTCTACCGTCTTGCGATCGCTAATATTCTTTCAAACCTGATGATTCCTCTAGCGGGTTTAATCAGTGTAGCTTTTTTGGGTCATCTGCAAGAAATTGATGCCTTAGCAGGGGTTTGCATAGCTAATATCTTGTTTAACCTCGTCTATTTGATTCTTGAGTTCTTACGTATGGGAACCACTGGGTTAACCGCTCAAGCTGTGGGAGCAGATGATCAAGAGGCTGCACTGCTAGTGGGACTACGCAATGGCTTAATCGCCTTGGGATTAGGTATCGTACTGTTAATTTTGCAGTATCCTTTGCGAGAGGTAGGTTTTTCGCTCTTGAGTGCTGATATTGATGTTAAAGCTGCCGGCATTGACTATTTCAATGCTCGCATTTGGGGAGCGCCTGCTGTTTTACTGAACTTCGTTCTCATTGGTTGGTTACTGGGACGAGAGGAAAATAGTAAGGTTGTGGTACTTTCAGTTATTGGCAATGCAGCCAATATAATTTTAAACTACTTATTTATTATTCAATGGGGTTGGAATAGTGTAGGGGCTGGAGTATCTCAAGCATCTAGCCAATACTTAATGTTGTTTATCGGCATCCTCTTAGCTAGTCGGAAAGTTCAGTGGCAAGAAATCCGCGCAGTTAGCCCACAAATCATGGATTTTTCAGAGTTGAAAACTATGTTGGCTCTCAATAGAGATATCTTGATTAGAACTATAAGTGAGATGTCTGTCTTTACTATTTTTAGTAATCTGAGTGCCATGATGGGAACGATACTCTTTACCCAAAATTCTTTATTAGGACAGATAACACATCTAAATGTTTACTTAACTAACGGAATGGGATTTGCTACCGAAACCTTAAGCGGAAACTTGAAAGGTAAAGATTCAAAAGAGAAATTGTTACCCTTGCTGAAAGTTTCAGTTGCCAGCAGCTTATTGATAGGACTCACTGTAGCTACAATTTGTGTTTTCTTTCCCCAGGCTGTCTTTGGCATATTAACCAACCATACGGAAATTACTGAACATATTGATACCTATATTTGGTGTTTATGCTTCATACTTATATTCAATTCTGTTGCCTCAATGCTGGAAGGATATTTCTTAGGATTAGCAGAAGGGAAAATTGTTCGTAATGTCAGTTTGATCTCTGCTACTTTGGGATTTATCCCATCAGCTATAGCAGCTTGGTATTTTCACAACAACTATCTTTTGTGGCTATCCATTATATTATTTATGTTTGCCAAAATGGTGACAATGCTAGTGTATTTACCAAAATCTTTGAGTAGTGATACTGAAGTTAATGCAGTTTCTCTGACAACTGTTGAAAATTAA
- a CDS encoding NAD-dependent epimerase/dehydratase family protein, translated as MNPIQQVLVTGGAGYVGAILVPKLLQAGYGVKVIDLYLYGKDVLNAVKDHPHLEEIEGDIRDRQLLEKIMPGCDAVIHLACISNDPSFELDPDLGRSINYDAFFDLVDVAKDAGVKRFIYASSSSVYGIKEIENVTEDLPLMPLTDYSRYKALCEEVLLSKREPGFVTLVLRPATVCGYSPRQRLDLVVNILTNHAINNGRITVFGGQQKRPNIHIEDMTDLYLKSLQWSDEAIDGKIFNAGYENHTLMEIAEMTRQVVGESVEIMTTPTDDLRSYHISSEKIKQELGFVPAHTIKEAIEDLASAFKANQIPNSLTDSRYYNVKVMKEINFK; from the coding sequence ATGAATCCAATTCAACAAGTTTTAGTGACCGGTGGTGCTGGTTATGTAGGAGCTATTTTAGTTCCTAAACTTCTGCAAGCTGGATATGGAGTTAAGGTAATAGACTTGTATCTTTATGGCAAAGATGTATTAAATGCCGTTAAAGATCATCCTCATTTAGAAGAGATTGAAGGCGATATCCGCGATCGCCAACTTCTAGAAAAAATCATGCCAGGATGTGATGCTGTCATTCATTTAGCTTGTATTTCCAACGATCCCAGCTTTGAATTAGATCCAGACTTAGGCCGTTCGATTAATTACGATGCCTTTTTTGACTTAGTAGACGTTGCCAAAGATGCCGGAGTGAAGCGGTTTATTTATGCTTCTTCCTCCAGTGTTTACGGCATCAAAGAAATAGAAAATGTCACAGAAGACTTACCCTTAATGCCTTTAACAGACTATTCTCGTTATAAGGCTTTATGCGAAGAAGTCTTATTGAGTAAACGAGAACCAGGTTTTGTTACCTTAGTTTTGCGTCCTGCTACAGTCTGCGGTTATTCCCCCCGTCAGCGACTAGATTTAGTGGTGAATATTCTCACTAACCACGCAATTAATAATGGTAGAATTACAGTTTTTGGTGGTCAGCAAAAACGTCCCAATATCCATATTGAAGATATGACCGATCTGTATCTAAAATCTCTACAATGGTCAGATGAAGCGATTGACGGTAAAATATTTAACGCTGGCTATGAAAATCATACCTTGATGGAAATTGCCGAGATGACCCGTCAAGTAGTGGGAGAATCTGTAGAAATTATGACTACACCCACCGACGATCTGCGTTCATACCATATTTCTTCAGAAAAAATTAAGCAAGAACTGGGATTTGTCCCTGCACATACTATAAAGGAAGCGATCGAAGATTTAGCTTCAGCATTTAAAGCTAATCAAATTCCCAATTCTCTCACAGATAGTCGTTACTATAACGTGAAAGTGATGAAGGAAATTAACTTCAAGTAA
- a CDS encoding transglycosylase domain-containing protein, with protein MSSPQPPQKPKTLLGQVTQAVSTIQARVSSSIKLKPNAKVPKLLVHDAGANTREEHNLLGDRHILGRSSKSCDFVVRNQVVSAIHLSLSRDSTQNTPAFTIKDENSTNGIYLGKRRINALELRHGDVITLGPPQLAASVSVQYIDPPDWYVKAATWTAYGISGVTVLIALSIGVEWMKFSVRPLPTATKAPVVVYARDGSTPLREPRNIAHTDLKKISDFGPYLASAVVASEDSRYYWHFGVDPLGVLRALLINSRSGDVQQGASTVTQQVARSLFREYVGSQDSLGRKVKEAVVSLKLETFYSKDDILLTYLNRVFLGADTSGFEDAAKYYFNKSAKELTLAEAATLVGILPAPNAFDFCGSGPRKLGAADYRNRVIKRLLEMGKITQEEANRARRSTVQINPKVCERQAKTIAPYFYDYVFQELTLRLGPAAAREGNYIIETQLDPAIQAKAETELKNSITKDGSNFGFSQGGMVTLNSKTGGIVAMVGGTDYRKSQFNRSVQAQRQPGSTFKIFAYTAAMEKGISPYRSYSCSPLTWQGFTYRPCRSGAGGSLDIATGLALSENPIALRVAKEIGLNKVVDMAQRLGVKSDLEAVPGLILGQSVVNVLEMTGAFGAISNRGVWNPPHAISKIRDSSDCKDLKDLQTCRVIYSFDTDPNGNKRVIKKEVANQMTTLMRGVITNGTGRSAAIGLGEAGKTGTTNNNVDLWFIGFIPSRQLVTGIWLGNDNNSPTSGSSAQAAQLWGNYMGKITK; from the coding sequence ATGAGTTCCCCCCAACCTCCTCAAAAACCAAAAACTCTACTTGGTCAAGTGACTCAAGCAGTAAGTACCATTCAAGCTAGAGTAAGTTCTTCCATAAAGCTCAAACCCAACGCTAAAGTACCAAAACTGTTAGTGCATGATGCCGGGGCAAATACAAGGGAAGAACATAATCTGTTAGGCGATCGCCATATTCTCGGACGTAGTTCTAAATCTTGTGATTTCGTCGTCCGGAACCAAGTTGTCAGCGCAATTCACCTCTCACTCTCGCGGGATTCCACCCAAAACACTCCCGCTTTCACCATCAAGGATGAAAACTCCACCAACGGTATTTATCTGGGCAAAAGGCGGATAAATGCTCTAGAACTGCGTCATGGTGATGTTATTACCTTGGGACCCCCTCAACTAGCTGCTTCTGTGAGTGTGCAATACATAGATCCACCAGATTGGTATGTGAAAGCTGCTACTTGGACAGCCTATGGGATCAGTGGTGTTACAGTTTTGATTGCCTTGTCCATAGGTGTAGAATGGATGAAATTTTCTGTCAGACCCTTACCTACAGCGACTAAAGCCCCTGTGGTTGTTTATGCCCGTGATGGCTCAACCCCACTGCGTGAGCCGCGAAATATCGCTCACACAGACCTGAAAAAAATATCTGACTTTGGACCATATTTGGCCTCTGCTGTTGTAGCTTCCGAGGACAGTCGTTATTATTGGCACTTTGGGGTAGATCCCTTGGGTGTGTTGCGAGCCTTACTGATTAACAGTCGTAGCGGCGATGTCCAACAGGGAGCAAGTACAGTTACCCAGCAAGTAGCTCGGAGTTTATTCCGTGAATATGTAGGTAGTCAAGACTCTTTAGGACGGAAAGTAAAAGAAGCTGTCGTCTCCCTCAAGTTAGAAACTTTTTACAGCAAAGATGATATTTTACTAACTTACTTAAATCGAGTCTTTTTAGGCGCAGATACTTCCGGTTTTGAAGATGCAGCTAAATATTATTTCAACAAATCAGCCAAAGAATTAACTCTGGCCGAAGCAGCAACCTTAGTAGGGATTTTACCTGCTCCCAATGCCTTTGATTTTTGTGGCAGTGGTCCGCGGAAACTCGGAGCAGCCGATTATCGGAATCGAGTCATTAAGCGACTGCTGGAAATGGGTAAAATCACTCAAGAAGAAGCCAACCGCGCCCGTCGTTCTACCGTCCAAATTAACCCTAAAGTTTGTGAAAGACAAGCCAAAACCATTGCGCCCTATTTTTATGATTACGTCTTTCAAGAACTGACATTAAGACTAGGTCCGGCAGCAGCAAGAGAAGGTAACTATATCATTGAAACCCAACTTGATCCAGCTATCCAAGCCAAAGCGGAAACAGAGTTAAAAAATTCCATCACCAAAGACGGCTCGAATTTTGGTTTTTCCCAAGGGGGAATGGTGACTCTCAACTCGAAAACTGGGGGTATTGTCGCGATGGTAGGAGGGACTGATTACAGAAAAAGCCAGTTCAATCGCTCTGTGCAAGCCCAACGTCAGCCAGGTTCTACGTTTAAAATTTTTGCTTACACTGCGGCCATGGAAAAAGGGATTTCCCCATATAGAAGTTATTCTTGTAGTCCTTTAACTTGGCAAGGTTTTACTTATAGACCCTGCCGATCTGGTGCTGGTGGTAGTTTAGATATAGCAACTGGCTTGGCACTTTCAGAAAACCCCATTGCTTTGCGGGTAGCAAAAGAAATTGGCTTGAATAAAGTAGTAGATATGGCGCAGCGGTTGGGTGTGAAATCTGATCTAGAGGCAGTTCCAGGCTTGATATTAGGTCAAAGTGTCGTTAATGTTTTAGAAATGACCGGGGCATTTGGAGCAATTAGCAATCGTGGAGTGTGGAATCCTCCTCATGCTATTAGTAAAATTCGAGACAGTAGTGATTGTAAGGATCTTAAAGATCTACAAACCTGTCGGGTAATTTACTCTTTCGATACCGATCCAAATGGTAACAAACGAGTTATCAAAAAAGAAGTTGCCAATCAAATGACTACTTTGATGCGGGGAGTAATTACTAATGGTACAGGTCGTAGCGCCGCTATTGGTTTAGGGGAAGCAGGTAAAACCGGGACAACGAATAATAATGTTGATCTCTGGTTCATTGGTTTTATTCCCAGTCGTCAACTTGTCACCGGCATTTGGCTAGGAAATGATAATAATTCCCCTACATCTGGCAGCAGCGCCCAAGCGGCACAACTTTGGGGTAATTATATGGGGAAAATTACTAAATAA
- a CDS encoding PfkB family carbohydrate kinase produces the protein MQLEIYREKIIDFETCAEVFTVYHQKGRKIVLCNGVFDLLHPGHIAHLQAAKAMGDLLVISLTATPYINRGPGRPIFSDELRVNSIAALACVDYVILTPAVTALEVIEKVRPHIYCKGDEYAETEKDVTHNIDKEIAQVRAYGGDIRYTQEITFSSTRLINNYLDVIPPELKRYANDFSQQYAFEDIRNAIEAMQDLNVLVLGDIIIDEFVHCTVQGLTSKGRAPSTRFVKKEQHLGGVFAIANHLSSFAKSVTLASTIGDEPDVHHLIANHIDGTLHLNLHCVENYSTVTKCRYIEQQGKTKGYTQLFAINSIDEEGLGPQEREKLLDAWEKLLKNCDLVVLADYGHGLIDAEAIELIQSQAPFLALNCQTNSANYGYNLISKYKRADTFCVDEQEIRLAFSNRYGNREELLKRLQYHLGAQQGWLTLGSAGSLGINTHGEMEITPAMTQQVKDTTGAGDAFFALASLSAKLDLPVQLGSFLGNLAGAIAANVLGNEKPVDKGRLLKFAKTISTF, from the coding sequence ATGCAATTAGAAATATATAGAGAAAAAATTATTGACTTTGAAACTTGTGCAGAAGTATTCACTGTCTACCATCAAAAAGGACGGAAAATCGTTCTCTGTAATGGGGTATTTGACTTACTACATCCCGGACACATTGCTCATTTACAAGCGGCTAAAGCAATGGGAGATTTATTAGTAATTTCCCTAACTGCTACTCCTTATATTAACCGAGGACCAGGAAGACCAATATTTTCTGATGAGTTGCGTGTTAATTCTATAGCTGCTTTAGCTTGTGTTGATTATGTAATTTTAACTCCCGCCGTCACAGCTTTGGAAGTAATTGAGAAAGTGCGTCCTCATATTTACTGCAAGGGAGATGAATATGCGGAAACAGAGAAAGATGTAACCCACAATATTGATAAAGAAATCGCTCAAGTAAGAGCTTACGGAGGTGACATTCGCTATACTCAAGAAATTACTTTTAGCTCTACACGACTGATTAATAATTATCTTGATGTTATCCCTCCAGAATTAAAACGTTATGCCAATGATTTTAGTCAACAATATGCTTTTGAGGATATTAGAAATGCGATAGAAGCAATGCAGGATCTCAATGTTTTGGTGTTGGGGGATATTATTATTGATGAGTTTGTTCACTGTACAGTTCAGGGATTAACCTCAAAAGGAAGAGCGCCATCAACCCGCTTTGTGAAAAAAGAACAACATTTGGGGGGAGTTTTTGCGATCGCTAACCATCTCAGTAGTTTTGCCAAATCTGTCACCCTAGCTAGTACCATTGGTGATGAACCAGATGTACATCATTTGATTGCTAATCATATTGATGGTACGCTGCATCTTAATTTACATTGTGTAGAAAACTATTCTACAGTAACAAAGTGTCGTTATATTGAACAACAAGGGAAAACCAAGGGTTATACCCAATTATTTGCGATTAATTCCATAGACGAAGAAGGACTAGGACCCCAAGAACGAGAAAAACTTTTAGATGCTTGGGAAAAACTGTTAAAAAACTGCGATTTAGTGGTTTTGGCGGATTATGGTCATGGATTAATTGATGCTGAGGCAATTGAATTAATTCAATCACAAGCACCATTTTTAGCCTTAAACTGTCAAACTAATAGTGCTAATTACGGTTATAACCTAATTAGTAAATATAAGCGAGCCGATACATTTTGTGTAGATGAACAGGAAATTCGTCTGGCATTTTCTAATCGTTATGGTAATCGAGAAGAGTTACTAAAACGGTTGCAATATCATTTAGGGGCGCAACAAGGTTGGTTAACTTTAGGATCTGCTGGTTCTTTGGGAATTAATACTCATGGAGAGATGGAAATTACTCCGGCCATGACACAACAAGTCAAAGATACCACCGGGGCTGGAGATGCCTTTTTTGCCCTAGCCAGTTTGAGTGCTAAGTTAGATTTGCCTGTGCAGTTAGGATCATTTTTAGGAAATTTGGCCGGAGCGATCGCTGCCAATGTTTTAGGAAATGAAAAGCCTGTAGACAAGGGACGCTTATTAAAGTTTGCTAAAACAATTTCCACATTTTAA
- a CDS encoding NUDIX hydrolase, with amino-acid sequence MREAPGADIIILNSQQQVLLVLRDNKSSIPFPNTWAFLGGYIEKNESAEAAIRRELVEEMELELGEIKFFKSYFWQECDEHIFWTRLDLDISQITLHEGQKLAYFSREEINQLEFASHYDQILAEFFDFLGM; translated from the coding sequence ATGAGAGAAGCGCCAGGGGCTGACATAATTATTCTCAACAGTCAGCAGCAAGTTTTACTTGTACTTCGAGATAATAAAAGCTCTATTCCTTTTCCTAACACTTGGGCATTCCTGGGAGGATATATAGAGAAAAATGAATCTGCAGAAGCAGCTATTCGCCGAGAATTAGTTGAAGAAATGGAACTGGAATTAGGCGAAATTAAATTCTTTAAGTCTTATTTTTGGCAAGAATGTGATGAACACATTTTTTGGACTCGGCTGGATTTAGATATTTCTCAAATAACCCTACACGAAGGACAAAAATTAGCCTATTTTAGTCGAGAGGAAATTAATCAGCTTGAATTTGCCTCTCACTATGATCAAATTCTGGCTGAGTTTTTTGATTTCTTAGGAATGTGA
- a CDS encoding SIS domain-containing protein, whose protein sequence is MNKVQQRLHPFSNDYFQQLSTLGEKFQVTDHQGKSFANSEGIDMAAALVEKQNQQCRKVIFIGNGGSAAVASHQAIDYWRNGNIPAICFNDGALVTCISNDFGYEQVFSKPISTFAQSGDVLFAISSSGQSQNILAGVYQALKMNCHVITLSAFQPNNPLRQLGHLNFYVPTMSYGFAEIMHLCICHCIIDGLVEGALPSANVDNYLSLNELKAS, encoded by the coding sequence ATGAATAAAGTACAGCAGCGACTTCATCCATTTTCTAATGATTACTTCCAGCAACTATCTACCCTGGGTGAGAAATTTCAAGTCACAGATCATCAAGGTAAATCTTTTGCTAATTCAGAAGGAATTGATATGGCTGCGGCTTTAGTAGAAAAGCAAAATCAGCAGTGTCGAAAAGTGATATTTATCGGTAATGGAGGAAGTGCAGCCGTAGCTAGTCATCAGGCTATTGACTACTGGCGTAATGGTAATATTCCCGCAATTTGCTTTAACGATGGTGCTTTGGTTACCTGTATTAGTAATGACTTTGGCTACGAACAAGTTTTTAGCAAACCCATTTCTACATTTGCTCAGTCTGGAGATGTTTTGTTTGCAATTAGTAGTTCTGGACAATCACAAAATATTCTTGCTGGTGTTTACCAAGCACTAAAAATGAATTGTCATGTGATTACACTTTCAGCCTTTCAACCTAACAACCCCTTACGTCAACTTGGACATCTAAATTTTTATGTTCCCACGATGTCCTATGGTTTTGCAGAAATCATGCACTTATGTATTTGTCACTGCATTATTGATGGCTTGGTAGAAGGTGCTTTACCTAGTGCAAATGTGGATAACTATCTCAGTTTAAATGAACTAAAAGCATCCTAA
- a CDS encoding 1-deoxy-D-xylulose-5-phosphate reductoisomerase, with product MKAITLLGSTGSIGTQTLDIVSEHPDKFRIVGLSAGRNVELFAAQIRQFRPQIAAISAAEKLPELKEAIKDLNPQPILLAGEAGVIEVARYGDSQTVVTGIVGCAGLLPTIAAIEAGKDIALANKETIIAGAPVVLPLVEKHGVKLLPADSEHSAIFQCLQGVPKDGLRKILLTASGGAFRDWPVEKLPEVKVADAIKHPNWSMGRKITVDSATLMNKGLEVIEAHYLFGVDYDNIEIVIHPQSIIHSLIELQDTSVLAQLGWPDMRLPLLYALSWPERIYTNWERLNLVKSGDLTFREPDHHKYPCMGLAYAAGKAAGSMPAVLNAANEQAVALFLEEKIHYLDIARCIEFVCDRHQNDNTQNPSLDDILNADKWARQEVFTAMKKVATQPQIISVG from the coding sequence GTGAAAGCTATTACTTTACTGGGTTCTACTGGCTCAATTGGGACGCAAACCTTAGATATCGTCTCTGAACACCCCGATAAATTCCGCATCGTTGGATTGTCCGCTGGACGGAATGTGGAGCTATTCGCGGCGCAAATTCGCCAGTTTCGTCCCCAAATTGCTGCCATTTCTGCTGCTGAAAAGTTACCGGAACTCAAAGAAGCCATTAAAGACTTAAATCCTCAGCCCATTTTACTGGCTGGGGAAGCGGGAGTCATAGAAGTTGCTCGTTATGGCGATTCGCAAACAGTAGTTACTGGTATTGTTGGTTGTGCTGGCTTATTACCGACCATTGCAGCTATTGAAGCGGGGAAAGATATTGCTTTAGCCAATAAAGAAACTATCATTGCTGGCGCTCCTGTGGTGTTACCTTTGGTGGAAAAACACGGGGTGAAACTATTACCAGCAGATTCCGAACATTCCGCTATTTTTCAATGTTTGCAAGGTGTTCCTAAAGATGGTTTACGGAAAATATTACTTACTGCTTCCGGTGGTGCTTTTCGAGATTGGCCTGTGGAAAAGTTACCAGAGGTAAAGGTTGCTGATGCTATTAAACATCCTAACTGGTCAATGGGGCGAAAAATCACGGTAGATTCGGCAACTTTGATGAATAAGGGTTTAGAAGTAATTGAAGCTCATTATTTATTTGGAGTAGATTACGATAACATCGAAATTGTCATTCATCCTCAAAGTATTATTCACTCGTTAATAGAATTACAAGATACGTCTGTTTTAGCTCAACTTGGTTGGCCAGATATGCGTTTACCTTTGCTTTATGCTTTATCTTGGCCGGAGCGAATTTACACTAATTGGGAAAGATTGAATTTAGTTAAATCTGGTGATTTAACTTTCCGTGAACCAGATCATCACAAATATCCTTGTATGGGTTTGGCTTATGCTGCGGGTAAGGCTGCTGGTTCTATGCCGGCGGTGTTGAATGCGGCTAATGAACAAGCTGTGGCGTTATTTTTAGAAGAGAAAATTCACTATTTGGATATTGCTCGCTGTATTGAATTTGTCTGCGATCGCCATCAAAATGATAACACACAAAATCCCTCTTTAGATGACATTTTAAATGCTGATAAATGGGCTAGACAAGAAGTTTTCACAGCTATGAAAAAGGTAGCAACTCAACCACAGATAATTTCTGTTGGTTAA
- a CDS encoding sucrose-phosphate phosphatase gives MAKFLFVTDLDQTLVGDDLALKKLNQWLSKQRRIDGTVICYTTGRSLPLYQQLIAQKELLEPDILVLATGTEIYYPGSETPDSEWTNKISLGWDREQVIEITSRFPCLVPQSPLEQTDFKVSYYTNTKGLSVTLPRLKAIWQNHGLAVQMIDNFGGAFLDILPALANKAASALFLQQRLGFTNEQTLICGDSGNDLSMFENMLCPAIIVGNAEPKILDWHENSPPGNRYLAKSHFANGILEGLKYFGFYRE, from the coding sequence GTGGCAAAATTTTTATTTGTGACTGATTTAGATCAGACTTTAGTTGGTGATGATCTAGCTTTAAAGAAGTTAAATCAGTGGTTAAGTAAACAGCGCCGCATTGACGGTACAGTTATCTGTTACACCACAGGGCGATCTCTCCCGCTCTATCAACAACTGATCGCTCAAAAAGAACTCTTAGAACCTGATATACTCGTCCTGGCAACGGGTACAGAAATTTACTACCCAGGCAGTGAAACCCCCGATTCTGAGTGGACAAACAAAATCTCCCTGGGTTGGGATAGAGAACAAGTAATAGAAATAACCAGCCGATTTCCTTGCCTAGTCCCCCAATCTCCCTTAGAACAAACGGACTTTAAGGTTAGTTATTATACTAATACTAAAGGATTATCAGTAACACTTCCGCGATTAAAAGCTATTTGGCAAAATCATGGTTTAGCAGTACAAATGATAGATAACTTTGGGGGTGCATTTTTAGATATCTTACCAGCATTAGCAAATAAAGCTGCATCTGCTCTTTTTCTGCAACAACGGTTAGGTTTTACTAATGAACAAACTCTTATTTGCGGAGATTCAGGTAATGATCTATCTATGTTTGAAAATATGCTTTGTCCCGCTATTATCGTTGGTAATGCCGAACCAAAAATATTAGATTGGCATGAAAATTCCCCACCAGGGAATCGCTATCTGGCAAAAAGTCACTTTGCAAATGGCATTTTAGAAGGATTAAAATATTTTGGATTTTACAGAGAATAA
- the lspA gene encoding signal peptidase II — protein MRIKNRFFWIAALIAFLLDQLTKYWVVQTFNPGQTLPLLRGIFHFTYVTNTGAAFSLLSGKVEWLRWLSLGVSLVLMTIALSGPLLSFWEQLGYGLILGGAMGNGIDRFALGYVVDFLDFRLINFAVFNLADSFISIGIVCLLIASWQQTPSN, from the coding sequence ATGCGGATAAAAAATCGCTTCTTCTGGATTGCTGCTTTGATAGCATTTTTATTAGACCAATTGACAAAATACTGGGTAGTGCAAACCTTTAACCCAGGACAAACACTGCCCTTACTCCGGGGGATATTTCATTTCACCTATGTTACTAATACAGGTGCAGCTTTTAGTCTATTAAGTGGCAAGGTAGAGTGGTTACGGTGGCTATCTTTAGGTGTAAGTTTAGTATTAATGACCATTGCATTATCAGGACCATTGTTAAGTTTTTGGGAGCAATTGGGTTATGGTTTGATTTTAGGAGGAGCAATGGGCAATGGTATTGATAGATTTGCCTTAGGGTACGTCGTTGATTTTCTCGATTTTCGATTAATTAATTTTGCCGTATTTAATTTGGCTGATTCTTTTATTAGTATTGGCATTGTCTGTCTGTTAATTGCTTCATGGCAACAAACACCAAGTAATTAA